In Danaus plexippus chromosome 8, MEX_DaPlex, whole genome shotgun sequence, the sequence GCTGGGGCAACTTGGTTGTTTTGAAACTACAATGACTGTGTTGTAGTTTGTGACATTGTGTACTAGATGGCGCTTCTAAAGCTTTACTTATGTCGTTTGAAAGGCCTTCGTTtagaaaagttaaatatattgttagaaTGGCAGGttcgataaattttattttaaagcgtattttaaaaactgggcgaattataaattgcttaattatttacttagtagctcactatattatattcattattttattgctatcAGCAGAACCTACTTAGGagactattattatttcggCTACGATGTGAGAACGCTATCGATTCAtcagaaaaaataacatatcgaTTAATTGTATCGACTAAGAGAGGTGTCATCGGGTGTGAAAGTgaagctttttaaaatatacatagatatttaaatatattcagaaaCTATAAATGTAACCTCTAAATATACCTAtcctaaaaacaaaaaataaatgaccgGACTGTCTCTGTCAGCCTGAATGTTAAATAGCAGCACATTGAATTATTACAGCgaatttatttggtttaaaattaataactactaCCTGCGTCTACTGTCAAACTTGCTCAGTCAAACATTTTGACTTTCTCGGCAGACTGATTAGGAATCATCAGACAGATATGAGATAGCCTTCTGGTCGTGGACGAGAGGTTGTCTATATAAATCGGTGCGGATGTTAATAACGAAAACAAttcaagattttttaatacatttcatatgTAGTAAAGCCGTCGTTGCACGGCACGCATCTCATGAGTAATaactagtaaatatatatcaggTACATCGGTAATCGATAGTGACGCCACAGCCCACGAGTGGGGATAGTTTAAATGTTGAGATATGTTTTTCTtagttgttttgtattttttggcCAACTTtaaatgtgtttgtttgtGAGTTTGTCCGCAGGCTGAAGTTTCAGTCGGTTGTTATTGACCGACTGTGATAATAACtatgtattttcatatcaaattgagattttaaaatatacacgtgacacgattttataattttttaacaagacTGATTGGCAGACTCTTTCatgtcgtctgcccgtgatcacggttgctgcaaaataaccgaaacgtcgggattatgtagtttttaaataataaaatccgcgtagtaaatccgaataatactagtttcatttaaatgaatactcgcgaaaatcttagatctcattatgtgtatgtttgtcCTGTTACATTAGAAtctctgaatataaattatctattgatggaatatgttgttttaataacagtaAGTAATGTTGGCAGCACGCAGGTTAACAGACGCGGCCGAGGATCGAACCTAGTTggttatcaaatattttttttcaaacaaaaggTTTCATTGaagcattttttaaaaaggatCTTACATCCGTATGGCAGGCGCATGACGTCATATATTTAACCATGTACCTACTACCTGTGGCGATCCAGACTCAACTTGAATAACAAAATTCGGCTAGATCGGTTCGAGGCATCTGTTTCAAGATTAAGAGCAAACGCGAATGATAATATTAGGTATATATCAGAAACGAAATAAAGTAAGAGTAATATTACTTCATGGTATCCTGGGGTGGCCTATTTCCGAACAGGTTCCTCACACGGCTCTTCTGAACAATGAAACAATGATAGAATTCtgttcacattttatttagagacatcggtataaaatatatgagatatAAAACAGCACAgtcgtaattaaaattaaaatgttatataacatcGTACCGACACACAAAGGTCTGATCGTGAGGTACTGAGACGAAAGGTGGAGTCTCCCGGACCCGCACCCGGGGGCCGGGAGCCGGGAGCCGGGAGTGACAAACGAGGGAGCTGACATAAGAGGTACGTCCGTTGAATTCACTGTGATATTTATAAACCATATTGCTCTAAACGACggctaattttaaaagttttcaaattttaaaagagcgtaaatataatatattttttttgtattaagtatatatccttataaatttatacatttacattatcACAGTGAACAGAGCTTAGGTATAGGATGACGAGGGTTCCTCAATAAGGTCCTTAGGGATCAGCTGGTCTCGTCGCCACAGCGGCCGTGACGCAGAACAGGCGATCCCGCACACACCCTCCACGCCGTACAGTGGCGGAGCTTATTGGGGAACGAATGAAACATatctatacatacataaatatacatatatatatataaaggtacACTGATATAACACTAATAGCTTACACATTCATGATAACATGATCTTACTTCTTAACACTAAACATCCAATTATGAGATAAAAATCGATCGAGAGTCGACTCGGAATACAATATAGTATAAGACGAGACGCGGAATGTTCGACGTGATCTGAGAAAGACTGCTTAGAGTAACACTTATATGACAGAACGGTAGCGGTGTGAGACCCGGCGGGGCGGGCTGGTAGAACGTAACGATGTAAGGTCGAGTAACATTTGGCACAGCAATACAAACGAAGCTAAAACAAGCTAAAACCGTTAAAGACTATTATAATTCGGTTAAACGCTAACACTATACAAATCAGTCaagcttttaaataaagtatttggcaacatttaataaaGTGGCGCAGCGGCCACACGGCGAGGCTCACCGGCGCACAGGCAGGGATCGACGACCGACTGGCTGGCTCCGGCGAGGAAATCATTATAACTATACATGTATGTGTACCTGTTGACATCTAACTGCCACTACTCACATGTTACAGCGACATCGACGCGAGAGACATACTCCGTGAGCGACGCGCCTTGGGTAATGTGGGGGGCGATgtttgcaaaataatataatgcttGTGTGATGTCCAGGTTAGCTAGAATATGACGAACGGTTCGCGAAGCGCGTCCCGCTGCGGCGACGGTTGGACCCATTCACAAGCTAGGTATACATGTGTCGTATGTGACTGTAAGTACTTACGAACCTTCAAACGTGAAGAATACAACAAACGAAAATACAATGGAatctttgaataatattaaaaataatcacgcgaataaaatataagaaaataatacgataatttgatatttacttTAGAACACTTCTCAGTctcttaatattaacatttcaattactgatatttaaatagaaacaaatCGAAGTGAAGTGAAGTGAAGTGAAATGAAGTGAGCGTGATGACGTCACGATGACCTTATCATAGAACATACGgtagatatatttatcataatatattaatattggtcTACATCAGAAGTTACAGTAGGTATATTAAGAATACAACACCTAGTACATCGACCGACTCACGGATTCAGCTAAACATGCAACTCCATCAACTACTTTAATatctgataattatttaaagatttattacgTTATTTATGTTTGCGAGAACAcgacacacagacagacagacagacagacaggcGGCGTGGCGGCGTGACGTAGTTCCATTAACATCTTTACTGTATTTACTCGCAGTCGGTGAGTAATGAATatgttaaagatttaatattgtaaaggtTGTTCATGACCCGTGTCTGACCATGTAAAtgatatatagaattaaaaatttgttttataaataaatgtttacaaaaatacattccTTAAGCTCCTGAATTAGTAGTGCTGGAGAACCACGAGGTCGAGGGTCGGAGAGCTCGAGAGGTGAGAGGTGAGAGGGCACGGTCACAGGCATGccttaactatatatatatatataacgtataataatattcttccAGGTAACACCAGACGTGTAGTTGAGCGTTTCGTGTGATCGTTTGTAACGGACGGTAAGGATTTAGAATTGATACCTTCATCTCCAGGTCTGATATTGATATAACCAGCTGGAGATAACGAACTGTACATACATACTGGATTaaacgattaaaatataacacctCTGTATGGGGACCGGTGATACGAGGACCAGGTCTCGAATCTaaaccaaaatataataatattacgtaaattgtaaaaatttcaaaaatatgtggTATATTAAAACGTGATATTACGTgtggaataatttataagttaggAAATTCGTTAGAAATAATTCTATCAAAATGATTATGAAGGCTTCGCATGTATAAGGATATAGTTTGTATGATATGTACCGAGGACTAATGCTGAGTGTGACGGCAGACTACACGTTAACTGTTTGTGAGGGAACCATTTAACACGCCAGTTAACTATATGTTTGACTTAATATGACCGAGTGAGTGATCTGTGACAGACGGCGCCTTGGACTCCGAATGGAGATATGTACAGAGAGCGGTTGTTACGTCATTAGGTAAAACTGAcgcaaacattattatatacagaaCTGTATAGAAAACACCTTAAAACAAGAAAAGACACGCTTCAAGACATTCTGATATGAGTTCCGGTCGAACACACGAGAACCAATGACGTGTACCGTGAGACCTCGGAGTATAGGTAGGTAAACGTTACAAGTATAAAGATactacaaaatatgtttaagagACAAAACCATCgcttaaatgtaaacaatataaGAACAGCTATCTACAAACGAATCTTAATACATTCATTAGAATTAATACGTAATCGATAGACCCATAGACACGTCTGAGGATCAAGGGATTTGAGCACGTTTATAAACAAGAAATCATTtagaaaatatctaaaaaagaTTTACAAAGTTGGTCGCGCTCTTGTGAGTGGCGGAACGGTGGAGTAGTCAGTAAGGGCGAGTCACAGCGAGGCTGCGGGCTGGTGTCTAAGTGTCGCTGGCCACCGAGGGTTGCTTGATGAGGTCCACGTCGTGGACGCTGGCCTGCGGCTTCAGCCGCGGTCTCTCGTGATGACTCTCCACCACACTCACACAGTTCTTGTGGTGACTGCGCACGCGGTCCTCGTACTCCTCGCGATATTTCATGTTGTACCAGTGCAGGCACAGGCACCTTCAATGATATTCAAAtatgtcttaaatatttattgcaaacaTCAGATAACTTCAAACCTTTGCATCTTACTATGTACATAAAGTGCCATCAGTAGAGTCATCGCTCAATAACCAGCTCGTAAAAAAGTTCATGAAGTGAAGCTAACTCTGACATAGACTTtgctttcattataaataaatatttgtacaaaactATTCCAAATAATCtgaatatagtttaaaataattatagaggGGATTATCACATAAATATTGAACATCAGGCGTGGTCATTCCCATACAGTCAGTCAGTGTGTCATGATATCTGACCTGAGCACAGCTCCGAGCACCCCCAGTGTGACGAGCAGTCCTCCGGCCCCCATGAGGTAGTACCGATGTTGAGCAGCCTCCGCCCCTGGAGACAGCTGCACCAGACCCACCACCAGGATGACGATCCCCAGCAACAGAGACCCCACTATTCCATGGAGGAAGGCCACCTGATAGAACAAACTTTTATCAGATCGCTGCTCATTCAGCAACACTATTACTACTAAAAGTTTCAATGTTCCTCTTATACTCAATCAAAACCCTAGTATTATGAACATGCATCGACGTTAAAAGATtccaatatcttattttaaaagtacgcTATTAATGAGATGTATCTCATTTCCAAACAACACTCAGCCCTCATCACCTACCTTCCCGCAGACGTACAGGTCTCCGCGCAGGTTGTGGTCAGGCGAAGGCGTGCCGTCTTCCAGGCGTCCCATCTGCAGCGGCAGTTGCGAGGGTCGCCGGCTTCTCTTCTCAGCGCGTCTCCTCTCATGACGCACGGCCACTGCTGGCATTGCACCGATCATTTTTGCTGAAATCGTCATGTGTTACGTCTAGTCCCATAGACTCTTAGACTGCTCACTGTTCAGTCTACATTCATGACGACCTTATTAGTTCAGGAGAAAGTTACTCTCACTCATTGTATGACACTCCAAGAACACTAACCCATAACCCAAAACTCATACACAGTTTCAGCATAacgatactttaaataaaaataagcagCATTCATTAAAACTGtctgtaatataatatgaatgctCTTTGTATTCTATACTCTAGTAGAACTTCTAACTGATGACTATCAGGTTAACTGCGGTTAACTGCAGCGGTATGTAAATGAAGTGCTATCACACCGCACCCCCCACCGCCGCGGTCAGGCTCTGTCAGGGAACACAACGACTGTGCGCTCATGAAACTATTGAATTCAttcatatcataaataatgatatcattGAACGAATGAGGTAGTGATTATATACTTACGTCTCTGATTCTCTCTTGGCTGTAGTAACGATTGTAGCATATCTGTAAATAAATGCCttcgtattaatatttatatattaattatgtatcgaatattatttgttaaaatcacTTTATTATGATGttgttaaatacaaataggaaaaaataaaatggtaataTAATTGTCATGATCGTATATTTTTCGTGTGTTTGAATTGATATTACTTTTCGGTTTTTAATTgtgaatattcatttatttaattaaataatatatcatttcctacattataatatttttaatatacgtatagagcctctttatatatatatagccgGATACATATTAATTGATGCGAAAGGCCCTATGTCTGTAAGTGGGTCAGTCGTCGGTATTTATGGAAGCTTTTACTCAACGTTTTAACTTTCTCAAGAAGCTTTCcactttattaatacttaaaaccTTATGCAGTaacttctattatattatattaatatttgttggtggtttagtttataaatatgtataataatggTTTCCtgtaattactattaatagttttatccATCACAACATCCAAACCCGGTTAACCAGATAGCTTAAATGCCTAAAATGTgtcagtaaaaataaaatgaattaacaaTATCTCAACGGACGTCATTCATTATTCAAATGTACATCTGCACGTAGTTCGTTACATATCGATCGTAGAACATGGCGCAAGTGCTACGTCGTAGCGCCTGAGTGTAGCATACAGACCTTTGTTCGTAGCACTTCGTAGCCTTTCATAGAGAATTCTGGCAgcgttacaatttttaatgtagtGTATGTCGAATGGGAACAAAAGTTGaatgtcatttgtttttgACGAGTTCACATTGAATGTTGAATGTTGAATGtttttgtgtgtgtgcgtgtgtgtgtgtgtgcgtgtgtgtgtactGATACAAATGCAGGGCAgtattgaaattgaatttcaGTATGTTAATAGCAGatgaaactaacattttcaACACTACATTTCCAACCTGTTATTCCTCCTCCCTGCCACGAGGCTAGACCGGATGGACCGTGTAAAAGAATATGAAAACCTTATGATACCGTTAcataaatacaacaaaatgatgtttatcttttaattaaaaatttcatcaatttaaatattcttattaaaaatattcacacaattttaatcaataaatgtaattacttGTACATCGATATAACTCTTAAGGAGgtgatttatttgaaagtaacagaaaagtaaaatatttaagcatgAAATATGACCCGTATTATCTCGGTTTAAAAGCTgctttatataagatttaagattaatgtttaagaataatttaaaatatatcttttaaacgTTGCTTTAAAGGTTTCAAATGAAAGTTGGTTAGAGtagttatcaatttattaattaataagtgtaataaataaaatacgtgtcTAAGgaatgtgttattaaaaatttgtttgaagGAAAATGTGTTACTCGTTTGCTTTATATGAATCAAAATGAAACGAGATCTCTAAGAACATAATGGAGTAAACATTTATCTTACATTTTCCATCAACGTATTGCGTTCTTACAAATGTCTGTTGGTCTGTTGTTAATGTTACAACCATGTCACAACAATAGGTGCAGGCGTTCCTCTGTTTCTGTTGCTTGTTGCTATTTTAGTCAGTACGTACATTAAGTTGAACGTTTCATTCAGAGTTCTTCTTGAAGTGGCCTCGCAGGACCCCCGCACCTATTTCTCTAACATGTTTTACTATAATTTCTTCgacatttttcataaaacaatataaattgaatcgTTGAAAGTCAGACACTTTCATGAACTCTGTCAATAAACTGAAGGACATTTAATAGTGATGTGACGTCGGCGTCGACTCTTATTAtcgatttatttcatacgtttcatttaataaagtcGCCTCAGTGAAATTACAAACTCATGTCAGAAAATCATCAAAACTATATACTATACATTCTAAAGAAAATCCTTTCAAATTAGTACTAGTATATTTAACAGTTGCAGGAGATCGTGCActcgttatat encodes:
- the LOC116776273 gene encoding uncharacterized protein LOC116776273 isoform X2 translates to MLQSLLQPRENQRPKMIGAMPAVAVRHERRRAEKRSRRPSQLPLQMGRLEDGTPSPDHNLRGDLYVCGKVAFLHGIVGSLLLGIVILVVGLVQLSPGAEAAQHRYYLMGAGGLLVTLGVLGAVLRCLCLHWYNMKYREEYEDRVRSHHKNCVSVVESHHERPRLKPQASVHDVDLIKQPSVASDT
- the LOC116776273 gene encoding uncharacterized protein LOC116776273 isoform X3 gives rise to the protein MLQSLLQPRENQRPVAVRHERRRAEKRSRRPSQLPLQMGRLEDGTPSPDHNLRGDLYVCGKVAFLHGIVGSLLLGIVILVVGLVQLSPGAEAAQHRYYLMGAGGLLVTLGVLGAVLRCLCLHWYNMKYREEYEDRVRSHHKNCVSVVESHHERPRLKPQASVHDVDLIKQPSVASDT
- the LOC116776273 gene encoding uncharacterized protein LOC116776273 isoform X4, translated to MLQSLLQPRENQRLAVRHERRRAEKRSRRPSQLPLQMGRLEDGTPSPDHNLRGDLYVCGKVAFLHGIVGSLLLGIVILVVGLVQLSPGAEAAQHRYYLMGAGGLLVTLGVLGAVLRCLCLHWYNMKYREEYEDRVRSHHKNCVSVVESHHERPRLKPQASVHDVDLIKQPSVASDT